ACCTGTTCGAGCCGGTCGATGCCCGGCGGGACCACGGCGCCCGCGGGCGGTTCGACGACCGGGCGAAAGGGAGCGTCGTCGCGGCGGATCCGATGTGGCTGCATATCGGGCTGATCGCCGCAGCCGGGCTGATCGGCGGGAGCGCGCTGGCGGCGGCCCGGCGGAGCGGGCAGCCGTCACGCATCGGCGGATGAGGCCGGCACCCGAACCCTCCCCCGTAGAAGCCGGGCTGTCCAGGAAAAGAACGAGCGCAGGTCCCCCCTCTCCCGTTTGGGAGAGGGGCTGGGGGGATCGAAGATCCCGCGTGAGGGTGGCTCGGCTTCCGCAATGACCCTGAACCGTCGAGCTGCGCAGCTCGACCGTTGGCAGTTTATCCTGAACCGAGCCACCCTGCGCGATCTTCGATCGCCCCTACCCCTCTCCCACTCGGGAGAGGGGATCCCGCGGTTGATTCTAAAGGGTTTTCCCCGAAAGACCCTGCCGCAGAGGGGGGGCAGATACGCATCACCGCACGGGTCCCGCCCCCGGCCCCGTGCGGATCGCCCACAGCTCCGTCGGCAGGCTGATCGGGGCGCCGGGCTTGTAGTCGGCCGAATCCTGGATGTGCGAGGTGGTGACGTAGATCGTGCCGTCCGGTCCCTCGCTGAAGGTGTCGGGCCAGCGCAGCTGCCTGTCCTGGACCAGGGTGGTCAGCCCGCCGCCGGCCTGCGCGAGGTCGCGCACCTTGACCGCGTCGTCCTGCGGCGAGGTCACGTACATCCGGCCGTCCTTGCGCGCGATCAGCAGGCCGTCCGCCGGCCCGTTCTCGCCGACCGCGACGACCTTGCCGCCCAGCGTCCGGTCGGTCAGCATCTCGGGCACCACGGACGCGGTGGCCCAGCCGGTCAGCGCGTCGGTCGGCAGGCTGTAGAGCGTCTTGCCCTTGATCGCCTGCCAGTACAGCGTCTTGCCATCGGGGGAGAGCGCGATGCCGTCGGCCGAAAAGCTGACGCCGCGCCCATCCGGCCGGCGCAGCGGCTGGCCGTCGGCGGTCACGGTCACACTCTTGTCCGGCATGGTCGTGGGATGGCCGGAGAGGACGCGCCGCGCCGCCCCGCCGTCGAGGTCGACGACGATCAGGGCGCCCTCGGCGCCGGAATCGGTGAGGTAGGCGGTCTTGCCGTCCGGCGAGATCCGCACGTCGTTGATGTAGGAGGCCTGCAGCACGGTGCTCGCGTCGAACGGGATCGTCTTGACCACCTGGTTGGTCTTGAGATCGATGCCGACGAGCTTCGGCCCGTCCTTGATCACCGCCCCCATCGCGGGGGCGGCGGCATCCACCACCCAGAGTCGATCCTGGGCGTCGGCCACCACGCTCTGCACGCAGACGAAGTGGGTCCTGGGGTCGATCTCGTCCTGCTTGGCGTTGCGCCAGGAGTTCCAGCCGGCATCCGGATAGGGCACCGGCTTGCCGTCCTTCAGCTCGGCCACCGAGACCGGGGCATCCTCGCTCCAGCGCGGGAAGTTGACGAAGATCCGGCCGTCGCGTGCCACCGTGACGCCGGTGACCTGATGGTCGAAGCTCGCGACCTTGTCGAGGCGGGGGCTCGCTCCCTGCGCCAGGGCCGCCGGCGCGGCGCCGGCCAGGAGAAGCAGGGCGAGCCCGAGGCGGGCGCCGGTAGGGTGCAACATCGAAACAACTCTCCGTCCGGGCGGTCGCCCGGACGGTGAACGCAGCGGAACCCCGCCAAGGTCCCGGGGAGCATTTTTACCCTGTGGTCGTCCGCCCCGGCCCGTAGCCGGCGGGCGGGCGCGAGCCGAGATGGGAGCGCAGGGTGCGGCCCTCGTACTGGTCACGGAACAGGCCGCGGCGGCGCAGTTCCGGCAGGACCAGCTCGATGAAGTCGTCGAGCCCGCCCGGCAGGGTCGGGGGCATGATGTTGAAGCCGTCGGCGCCCCCGGCGCGGAACCGCGCCTCCATCTCGTCAACGATCTGCGCCGGCGTGCCGACGATCTGCGAGTGGCCCCGGGC
This is a stretch of genomic DNA from Methylobacterium sp. 17Sr1-1. It encodes these proteins:
- a CDS encoding L-dopachrome tautomerase-related protein encodes the protein MLHPTGARLGLALLLLAGAAPAALAQGASPRLDKVASFDHQVTGVTVARDGRIFVNFPRWSEDAPVSVAELKDGKPVPYPDAGWNSWRNAKQDEIDPRTHFVCVQSVVADAQDRLWVVDAAAPAMGAVIKDGPKLVGIDLKTNQVVKTIPFDASTVLQASYINDVRISPDGKTAYLTDSGAEGALIVVDLDGGAARRVLSGHPTTMPDKSVTVTADGQPLRRPDGRGVSFSADGIALSPDGKTLYWQAIKGKTLYSLPTDALTGWATASVVPEMLTDRTLGGKVVAVGENGPADGLLIARKDGRMYVTSPQDDAVKVRDLAQAGGGLTTLVQDRQLRWPDTFSEGPDGTIYVTTSHIQDSADYKPGAPISLPTELWAIRTGPGAGPVR